In Mycobacterium tuberculosis H37Rv, a single window of DNA contains:
- a CDS encoding transcriptional regulator: protein MAGGTKRLPRAVREQQMLDAAVQMFSVNGYHETSMDAIAAEAQISKPMLYLYYGSKEDLFGACLNREMSRFIDALRSSINFDQSPKDLLRNTIVSFLRYIDANRASWIVMYTQATSSQAFAHTVREGREQIVQLVAELVRAGTRGPLTDAEIEMMAVALVGAGEAVATRLGIGDTDVDEAAEMMINLFWLGLKGAPVDRLETGH from the coding sequence ATGGCAGGTGGTACCAAGCGACTACCGCGTGCTGTCCGAGAGCAGCAGATGCTCGATGCCGCCGTGCAGATGTTCTCGGTTAACGGCTACCACGAGACCTCGATGGACGCGATCGCTGCCGAGGCGCAGATCTCCAAGCCGATGCTGTACCTGTACTACGGCTCCAAGGAAGACCTGTTCGGCGCCTGCCTGAACCGTGAGATGAGCCGGTTCATCGACGCGTTGCGTTCCAGCATCAACTTCGACCAGAGCCCGAAAGACTTGCTGCGCAACACCATCGTGTCGTTCCTACGCTATATCGATGCCAACCGGGCGTCGTGGATCGTGATGTACACCCAGGCCACCAGCTCCCAAGCGTTCGCGCACACGGTGCGTGAGGGGCGCGAACAGATCGTCCAACTGGTGGCCGAGTTGGTGCGGGCCGGCACCCGCGGCCCGCTTACGGACGCCGAAATCGAGATGATGGCCGTCGCGCTGGTGGGCGCCGGCGAGGCAGTGGCCACCCGGCTCGGTATCGGTGACACCGACGTTGACGAGGCGGCCGAGATGATGATCAACCTGTTCTGGCTCGGCCTCAAGGGCGCGCCGGTGGATCGGCTCGAGACCGGGCACTGA
- the lpqI gene encoding lipoprotein LpqI, with product MAFPRTLAILAAAAALVVACSHGGTPTGSSTTSGASPATPVAVPVPRSCAEPAGIPALLSPRDKLAQLLVVGVRDAADAQAVVTNYHVGGILIGSDTDLTIFDGALAEIVAGGGPLPLAVSVDEEGGRVSRLRSLIGGTGPSARELAQTRTVQQVRDLARDRGRQMRKLGITIDFAPVVDVTDAPDDTVIGDRSFGSDPATVTAYAGAYAQGLRDAGVLPVLKHFPGHGRGSGDSHNGGVTTPPLDDLVGDDLVPYRTLVTQAPVGVMVGHLQVPGLTGSEPASLSKAAVNLLRTGTGYGAPPFDGPVFSDDLSGMAAISDRFGVSEAVLRTLQAGADIALWVTTKEVPAVLDRLEQALRAGELPMSAVDRSVVRVATMKGPNPGCGR from the coding sequence ATGGCTTTTCCACGCACACTGGCGATACTCGCTGCGGCAGCAGCGTTGGTGGTGGCCTGCAGCCATGGCGGCACACCCACCGGATCGTCGACGACCTCCGGCGCGTCGCCCGCAACTCCGGTAGCCGTTCCCGTGCCCCGGAGCTGCGCCGAGCCGGCGGGGATCCCGGCGCTGCTGTCCCCCCGTGACAAGCTGGCCCAGCTGCTGGTGGTCGGCGTGCGAGATGCTGCGGACGCCCAAGCCGTGGTCACCAACTACCACGTCGGCGGCATCCTCATCGGCAGCGACACCGACCTGACGATTTTTGACGGCGCGCTGGCCGAGATCGTTGCCGGCGGGGGTCCGCTGCCGCTGGCGGTGAGTGTCGACGAGGAAGGCGGGCGGGTGTCCCGGTTGAGGTCGCTGATCGGCGGTACGGGGCCGTCGGCCCGCGAACTGGCACAAACCCGAACCGTCCAGCAGGTGCGCGACTTGGCTCGAGACCGCGGCCGGCAGATGAGAAAGCTGGGTATCACCATCGACTTCGCCCCGGTGGTCGACGTCACCGACGCCCCGGATGACACGGTGATCGGGGACCGGTCGTTCGGCTCGGATCCGGCTACGGTCACCGCGTATGCCGGGGCGTACGCGCAGGGTCTGCGCGATGCCGGGGTGCTGCCGGTGCTCAAGCATTTCCCCGGTCACGGGCGTGGCTCGGGTGATTCGCACAACGGGGGTGTCACGACACCACCGCTTGATGACCTGGTGGGCGATGACCTGGTGCCCTACCGAACGCTGGTGACCCAGGCGCCGGTCGGTGTGATGGTGGGTCATCTGCAGGTTCCTGGGTTGACCGGCTCCGAGCCGGCCAGTCTGAGCAAGGCCGCGGTGAACCTGCTGCGCACCGGCACGGGATACGGCGCACCGCCGTTCGATGGTCCAGTGTTCAGCGACGACCTCTCTGGTATGGCCGCGATCTCAGACCGGTTTGGCGTCAGCGAGGCGGTGTTGCGCACCTTGCAAGCCGGTGCCGATATCGCACTGTGGGTTACCACCAAAGAGGTGCCCGCGGTGCTGGACCGCCTGGAACAGGCGCTGCGCGCCGGTGAATTGCCGATGTCGGCGGTCGACCGGTCGGTGGTGCGGGTGGCGACCATGAAGGGGCCCAACCCGGGGTGTGGCCGTTAG
- a CDS encoding hypothetical protein (A core mycobacterial gene; conserved in mycobacterial strains (See Marmiesse et al., 2004 PMID:14766927).) — translation MNRIVAPAAASVVVGLLLGAAAIFGVTLMVQQDKKPPLPGGDPSSSVLNRVEYGNRS, via the coding sequence ATGAACCGGATCGTCGCGCCCGCCGCCGCAAGCGTGGTGGTTGGTCTGTTGCTGGGCGCGGCCGCGATCTTCGGAGTGACCCTGATGGTGCAGCAGGACAAGAAACCGCCACTCCCCGGGGGCGATCCGTCGTCATCAGTGCTCAACCGGGTCGAGTACGGTAACCGTAGCTAG
- the vapB24 gene encoding antitoxin VapB24, with product MIRTQVQLPDELYRDAKRVAHEHEMTLAEVVRRGLEHMVRIYPRRDAASDTWQPPTPRRLGPFRASEETWRELANEA from the coding sequence ATGATTCGAACGCAAGTCCAGCTCCCAGATGAGCTTTACCGGGACGCCAAGCGGGTCGCGCACGAGCACGAAATGACCCTTGCCGAGGTCGTTCGTCGCGGGCTGGAGCACATGGTGCGGATCTATCCGAGGCGCGATGCGGCGTCCGACACCTGGCAGCCGCCCACGCCGCGTCGACTCGGTCCGTTTCGTGCGTCCGAAGAAACGTGGCGCGAGCTCGCCAACGAGGCGTGA
- the vapC24 gene encoding ribonuclease VapC24 yields MLSIDTNILLYAQNRDCPEHDAAAAFLVECAGRADVAVCELVLMELYQLLRNPTVVTRPLEGPEAAEVCQTFRRNRRWALLENAPVMNEVWVLAATPRIARRRLFDARLALTLRHHGVDEFATRNINGFTDFGFSRVWDPITSDG; encoded by the coding sequence GTGCTCTCGATCGATACGAATATCCTGCTGTACGCGCAGAACCGGGATTGCCCCGAGCATGACGCCGCCGCCGCCTTCCTCGTCGAGTGCGCTGGTCGAGCCGACGTCGCAGTCTGCGAACTCGTGCTTATGGAGCTGTATCAATTGCTGCGGAATCCTACGGTGGTGACGCGACCGCTCGAGGGCCCCGAGGCGGCGGAAGTCTGTCAGACGTTCCGTCGCAACCGGCGGTGGGCGCTCCTCGAGAACGCTCCGGTCATGAACGAGGTGTGGGTGTTGGCGGCCACGCCTAGAATTGCTCGCCGGCGCCTATTCGATGCCCGGCTGGCACTGACCTTGCGCCATCATGGTGTCGACGAATTCGCCACTCGAAACATCAACGGCTTCACCGACTTCGGCTTCTCACGCGTGTGGGACCCGATAACGTCGGATGGCTGA
- the htdX gene encoding 3-hydroxyacyl-thioester dehydratase HtdX, with amino-acid sequence MTQPSGLKNLLRAAAGALPVVPRTDQLPNRTVTVEELPIDPANVAAYAAVTGLRYGNQVPLTYPFALTFPSVMSLVTGFDFPFAAMGAIHTENHITQYRPIAVTDAVGVRVRAENLREHRRGLLVDLVTNVSVGNDVAWHQVTTFLHQQRTSLSGEPKPPPQKKPKLPPPAAVLRITPAKIRRYAAVGGDHNPIHTNPIAAKLFGFPTVIAHGMFTAAAVLANIEARFPDAVRYSVRFAKPVLLPATAGLYVAEGDGGWDLTLRNMAKGYPHLTATVRGL; translated from the coding sequence GTGACTCAACCCAGCGGCCTGAAGAACCTGCTGCGCGCGGCGGCCGGGGCGCTACCCGTGGTGCCCCGGACAGACCAGCTGCCCAACCGGACGGTGACCGTCGAGGAGCTGCCGATCGACCCCGCCAACGTCGCGGCCTACGCGGCGGTCACCGGTCTGCGCTACGGCAACCAGGTGCCGTTGACCTATCCGTTCGCGTTGACTTTTCCATCGGTGATGTCGTTGGTGACCGGCTTCGACTTCCCGTTCGCCGCAATGGGAGCGATACACACCGAGAACCACATCACGCAATACCGGCCGATCGCGGTCACCGACGCGGTGGGCGTGCGGGTGCGCGCGGAGAATCTGCGCGAACACCGCAGGGGCCTGCTGGTCGATCTGGTGACCAACGTCAGCGTCGGCAACGATGTCGCCTGGCACCAGGTGACGACGTTCCTGCATCAACAACGCACCAGCTTGTCCGGCGAACCCAAACCGCCGCCGCAAAAAAAGCCCAAGCTACCCCCGCCCGCCGCGGTCCTGCGGATCACCCCGGCGAAGATCCGCCGCTATGCCGCCGTCGGCGGCGATCACAACCCGATCCACACCAACCCGATCGCGGCGAAACTGTTCGGCTTCCCCACCGTCATCGCGCACGGGATGTTCACTGCCGCGGCGGTATTGGCGAATATCGAAGCCCGTTTTCCGGACGCGGTGCGCTATTCGGTTCGGTTCGCCAAGCCGGTGCTGCTGCCGGCCACCGCGGGACTCTACGTCGCCGAAGGCGATGGCGGCTGGGATCTCACGCTGCGCAATATGGCCAAGGGATACCCCCACCTGACCGCTACCGTGCGGGGTCTATAG